A region from the Phycisphaerales bacterium genome encodes:
- a CDS encoding aminotransferase class I/II-fold pyridoxal phosphate-dependent enzyme: MANTPIIDLRSDTVTRPTPAMREAIARAVVGDDVLGDDPTVLALQERVAAMFGKDAACFVPTGTMANQTAIRAHTEPGDEIIAHEGSHIIHYETGAPAALSGCMIRPLAGAGGLFDTADVEAAIRQDSIHFPHSRLLVIENTHNRGGGTVWPLAQVERVVAHARERGLRTHLDGARLWNACAATGHAPRDYARHFDTISACFSKGLGCPAGSIVVGSRDTIARVARFRKMFGGTMRQSGVLAAAAIFALDHHVERLKDDHANAKHFAQSLGTISGLRLAPDQQSLGVQSNMVFIDLDPALAFDAQTLSSRLKERGVLILPVAPQRLRAVCHLDVNRDAIDRAITILRDAIRA, translated from the coding sequence ATGGCGAACACTCCGATCATCGATCTTCGCAGCGACACCGTGACGCGCCCCACGCCCGCGATGCGTGAGGCGATCGCTCGTGCCGTCGTTGGTGATGATGTCCTTGGCGACGACCCCACGGTCCTTGCTCTCCAGGAGCGTGTTGCGGCGATGTTCGGGAAGGACGCCGCGTGCTTTGTGCCCACGGGGACGATGGCGAACCAGACGGCCATCCGCGCACACACCGAGCCGGGCGACGAGATCATCGCTCACGAGGGGAGCCACATCATTCACTACGAGACGGGGGCCCCGGCGGCGCTCTCGGGGTGCATGATTCGTCCGCTCGCGGGGGCGGGCGGGCTGTTCGACACGGCCGACGTCGAGGCCGCCATCCGTCAGGACTCAATCCACTTTCCACACTCGCGACTGCTCGTGATCGAGAACACGCACAACCGAGGCGGCGGCACGGTCTGGCCCCTGGCCCAGGTCGAACGCGTCGTCGCCCATGCTCGCGAACGAGGGCTCCGCACCCATCTCGATGGCGCTCGACTCTGGAATGCGTGTGCCGCGACGGGGCACGCGCCCAGGGACTACGCCCGGCACTTTGACACGATTTCAGCCTGTTTTTCGAAGGGGCTCGGCTGCCCCGCCGGCTCGATCGTCGTGGGTTCACGCGACACCATCGCTCGCGTTGCCCGCTTCCGCAAGATGTTCGGCGGCACGATGCGCCAGTCCGGCGTGCTCGCGGCCGCGGCGATCTTCGCGCTCGATCACCATGTCGAGCGCCTCAAGGACGACCACGCCAACGCAAAGCATTTCGCCCAGAGTCTTGGCACGATCTCCGGCCTTCGACTCGCGCCCGATCAGCAGTCCCTGGGCGTCCAGAGCAACATGGTCTTCATCGATCTTGACCCTGCACTGGCCTTCGATGCTCAGACACTGAGCAGTCGCCTTAAGGAGCGTGGCGTGTTGATTCTTCCCGTCGCGCCGCAGAGGCTCCGGGCCGTCTGCCATCTTGACGTCAATCGCGACGCGATCGATCGGGCGATCACGATTCTCCGCGACGCCATCCGAGCGTGA
- a CDS encoding NADH-quinone oxidoreductase subunit C, protein MSTRVELDHPTLKVIKEAFPQTKFRASEFRGQTTLVVEPKDLHEVMAFLKNDSRTQYTFLSDVVGVDYLEYPTTMPGRFAVVYVLISMPRDDRFFVKTFLEPSMPTIGADRDPALTVDTVTDLWAGAEWMEREVYDMFGISFRNHPDLRRILLWEAYPGFPLRKDYPLRGRGERESYRVVDRTTT, encoded by the coding sequence ATGTCCACGCGAGTCGAACTCGATCACCCCACGCTCAAGGTCATCAAAGAGGCCTTCCCCCAGACGAAGTTCCGGGCGAGCGAGTTCCGCGGGCAGACGACGCTGGTCGTCGAGCCGAAGGACCTGCACGAGGTGATGGCGTTCCTCAAAAACGACTCGCGGACGCAGTACACGTTCCTGTCGGATGTCGTGGGCGTGGACTATCTCGAGTATCCCACGACGATGCCCGGGCGGTTCGCGGTGGTGTATGTGCTGATCAGCATGCCTCGGGACGACCGGTTCTTTGTGAAGACGTTCCTGGAGCCGTCGATGCCGACGATTGGGGCGGATCGAGATCCGGCGCTGACTGTCGATACGGTGACGGACCTGTGGGCGGGGGCGGAGTGGATGGAACGCGAGGTCTACGACATGTTCGGGATCTCGTTCAGAAACCACCCGGACCTGCGCCGGATTCTGTTGTGGGAGGCGTATCCGGGCTTTCCGCTGCGGAAGGACTATCCCTTGCGCGGTCGTGGCGAGCGGGAGTCGTATCGCGTGGTCGATCGCACAACGACGTGA